GCCAGCCCACCACTAATACGTAACCCTCCCAAGAAGTAGGGCAAAGCACTGGGCAAACGAAGATAGACCAGGGTTTGCCAGCGGGAAGACCGATACAGTTGAAACAGGTTCAGCAGATTATGATCGGCACTGTTTAAGCCTAAAATAGTGTTTGACAAAATGGGGAAGAACGCGACGAGCCAAGCGCAAATGACCAGCGAAACGAACGTAGAGCTTTCGCCAGGAACAACTTGACGAACCCAGATGATGATCAGAGGGGCGATCGCCACAATCGGTGTCGTTTGCAGAATCACTGCATAGGGGAAGAAACTACGCTCTATCCATTTGTTTTGAGCAAACAAAATTGCAACTAACAACCCTGAAATAACGGCTGCAATAAAGGCAACAACAGTAATTTGCAAGGTAATTAGCAAGGAGGGGAACAGTTCATCCCAGTCTTTAACTAACGTTTGCAAAACCAAAATAGGACCAGGAAGTAGGTAGGGGGGAATACCGCTGATGCGAACGCCTGCTTCCCAAGCACCTAACATCATGATGCCAACCAGGACGGGCGCTAGCACATGAGGAGAAATAACTTGACGACTTGAATCGGGTCTGGGCATTGCAGCTTTAAAGCGGCTGTTCATAAGGGAGTGACAGAGGGAGCAGGGGCATTAGCAAGAGCGTGGGAAATTCTTTGACAGTAGCTGTTATAAAGGCTGGAGCTACGGAAGTCTTCGGTACGAGGATAGGGGGCGGCGATCGCCACATCTGCGACAACTCGACCTGGACGCGATGCCATGACAATGACCCGATTGGAGAGATAAACGGCTTCGTAAATGTTATGGGTGACAAATACCACCGTCCATTGTTTTTGCAACCATAAGTTTAATACATCGCTGTTCAACTTACTGCGGGTCATTTCGTCTAAAGCCCCGAACGGCTCATCCAGTAGTAAAATCTCAGGTTGAGTGACCAACGCTCTCGCAATAGAGACACGCATCTTCATGCCGCCAGATAGTTGGCGGGAATATGCTTTCTCAAACCCTTGAAGATCGACCAGGGCGATCGCTTCCGCCACAGCTAAGTCAGCCGTCCGTTTAGCAATACCTGCCAGCTTAAGGGGCAACCGGACATTCTCTTGCACAGTTGCCCAGGGCATTAATGCAGCTTCTTGAAATACAAATGCGAGTTTGGGTTGTTTAAGGTTCCATTCAATCGTGCCTGCGCTCATTTTACCCAGCCCAGCCATGATTCGCAGTACCGTACTTTTGCCACAGCCGGAAGCACCCACTAGAGTGACAAACTCTCCCGCACCAATATCTAGACTAAAATCAGTGAGGGCGATCGTCCCGTTAGCGTAGATTTTGCTGATGTGGCTGAGCGTGATAGTAGAGTTGGGCATGATGCTAGGTCAGGAACCGAGACGAAGGAAAGTTTAGATAGGAGGGGTTAGCTCTTGTATGAATTTGTTCCTTTATTGATAAATTTTAGAGTATAAGCTTTTCTATAATCAGTATCTTTTTCAAACAAACCTTCTGCTGCCATCGTATCAAAAAACGATTTCCAGCGTTCCTCTGTCATTGCGCCAATCCCCTTTGTCTCTGCATCTCCAGAGTTTACAACGCCGTACTCTTTCATCTTCGCAATACCGTAGGCAAGTTGTTCATCATTCATTTCTGGGTTTGCTTTCTTAATGAGTTCGTTGGCAGGTTTTGGATCACCTTCTAAATAGCTATACCAACCTTTAATGGATGCATCTACAAACCGTTGAACCAAGTCGGGGTTCGTCTCGACCAATTCGCGCTTTGCCTCAATCGTTGTAGAATAGGGGGTGTAGCCACTATCTGCTAACAGAAAAACGATCGGCTTGAAGCCTCCTGCTTTTTCGATCGCCAAGGGTTCCGAACTGAGATAGCCCTGTTGAGCAGAAGTTTTGTCTGTTAAAAAGGGAGCAGGATTGAAGTTGTAGGGGCGCTTCTGATCATCTGTAAATCCATACTTGGCTTTGAGGAAAGGCCAGTAAGTCACATTTGCCGCTGAGGAAATTAAGATAGGTTTGCCCTTGAGATCGGCTAGGGTTTTAGCACCCGACTCAGGATGAGCAATAATCACCTGCGGATCTTTCTGAAAAATGGATGCGACCGTCACTTTTGGGATGCCTTCTTCGATCGCTTGAATTGCGTCCGAGGCATAACCCATAAAGAAATCAACTGCCCCACCCATTAAAAGCTGCGTTCCGTTGACCTGCGGTCCGCCCATTTTTATCGTGACATCTAACCCATATTCTTGATAAATCCCTGTGGCAACTGCCTGGTAAAAGCCACCATGTTCAGCTTGGGCATACCAGTTAGTACCGTAGCTAATCTTCGTTAATTGCTCTGTTGTGACGGCAGGAGCAGTAGGAGCCTGAGATTGGCTTGTACAAGCTGTAATGAAACCGCTTCCAACCGTCAGCGCCCCGTACTGAATAAATTTACGGCGCGTGATGCCGTCCTGCGAATCATGCCATGAATCTGTCATAAGCTTTACTCCTCCCGCGAACCCAATGCTATGAAGCCAACACTCATTCTTTCATCAAACCAACGCTCTTTTGCGTAACCCACTCCATCACCTGTTCGCCCAAGCGGACATTGTTAAACTGATCAATCTCTCGAATGCCTGTTGGGCTGGTCACATTCACTTCCGTGAGATAACCTCCAATGATGTCAATTCCCACAAAAATTAGACCATCTCGGCGCAAACTCGGCGCAAGCTGAGCGCTAATTTGGCGATCGCGCTCTGTAATTTCTACTTTTACCGCCTGCCCACCGACTGCCATATTGCCCCGAAACTCACTGCCTGTGGGCACTCGGTTCACAGCCCCAATCGGTTCACCGTTTAGCAAAATCACGCGCTTATCGCCGTCTTTTGCTGCTGGCAGATAAGCTTGCACCATAATCGGCGTTTTGCCCTGCGTACTGATTTCAATCAGCGAGTTAAAATTGCGATCGCCCGCCTCGATTAACAAAATACCCTCGCCTGCCTTACCGCCCAACGGCTTAATCACTGCCGTTCCTAGCCGCTCTACAAACTTCCGAATTACCTGCTTATCCTGACTGACAATAGTTTCTGGAATGGCTTCTGCAAATTGCAGTGCATACATTTTTTCATTGGCAACCCGCAGCCCATTGGGTGAATTAATCATCAAAGTTTTGGCTGGATCAACGTAATCTAAAATATAGGTTGCATAGAGATAGGAAATCGTCACAGGTGGATCAGTGCGCATGAAAACTGCATCCATTTCTTCCAGCAGCAACATCTGGCGATCGCCCAATTGATACCAGGGCTGAGCCGCTACCCATCGCCCTTCGACCAACGACACAGGCTCTAACTGTACGGCCTGAGCGATCGCCCAAGCCTTTCCGCCCGCCACGCTTAGCAAAGGTGCCTCAGTCACCCATACTTCGTGTCCCATTACCTGGGCTGCTTCCATTAAAGCGACGCTTGTATCGTGCCCTGGATCGAGCCTCTGAATCGGATCAATAATAAAAGCAATTTTCACTCAACTTCTCCCAATCTCCACGGACAAACGATCCACCCAGTCATCTCGCTCCCTCAATACAAATGCCACTACACACTTAAGTCTTAGGTCAACAACGGATCGAGTTCCCCGCGTGCATCTAGATCATGAATATCGTCACAGCCGCCAATGTGCTGATCATTGATAAAAATCTGAGGCACAGAGCGCTGCCCGTGCGATCGCTCTGCCATCTTTGTCCGGGCTGCATTGTCACCATCAATAGAATACTCTGTAAACTCAACGCCTTTCTCGCGCAACAATTGCTTAGCTCGAATACAAAAGGGGCAAGTTCTCCAAGTGTAAATTTCAACGTTAGAAGACATAGTCGTTCACAGTTCTAGAAATATTTCTTCATCTTAATGCAACATGGTTTTGTCAATACTCTACCTTTATATTCATTCTCTCAAAAATAACTGGAAGATTTTAGTAACTATAGGTAGCATAGGGGGCATAAGTTGGTGAATTCTTTTGTTTCTGGTGGAGTCTCGGTTTTCTATGAGCAAGTCTCTATTTTCCCTTTTCCGTCTTCCATTTTTAGTTCCAGTCGCAGCCCTCGCTATTGGTGTCAGCGCCTTATCTGCCAAGGCAGAGACGCTTGTCTATAATCCAATTCCGATGCCCGCCAGCAACGAGGTGACAGACACGCTTTCAGAAAAGGATATCCCCACTGGGGTCGGTGGTTTTTCTCGAGATTACGTCGTTAACTTTAAAGAGGGCGATCAAATTGTTCTAGACTTGACTTCTGATCAGTTTGATGCGCTAGTTACCCTCATTGGGCCCGATGGAGCAACTGTGGGCGAAAATGACGACGGCCCTGATGGAACGACGAATTCATTGCTCTTTACTCGCATTACCCGCCCAGGAAACTACATTGTTCGGGTTGCTCCTTATGCAGGACAAGGTTTGGGTGGTTTTACGCTAAAGGTAACTCGCCTCAGACCGATTTAATTTAGGAAGCAGACTGCATTCAGAGGTTTAAGGTCATTCTCAATTCTTTAACCATTCATCCGTAGCACTTGCCAATGTTTCCTAAAGTCTGCTACCTTTATTAAGCGCTGAAAAGTGCTTTGCCGGGATAGCTCAGTTGGTAGAGCAGAGGACTGAAAATCCTCGTGTCCGGAGTTCAAGTCTCCGTCCTGGCATAGGTTTCAGAGGTTGGTGAATAGGGCAGCACTAAAAATGCCCTAATTCACACCCATTTATCCGAAGCCGAACAACGAAAAGCTGAATACTCTACTCCTACTCAGGCTGAATCCTCCTACTCAGGCTGGTTTTTCATTACTCAGTCACCTTGAGTAATGCTTAAAATCTTTGCTCGTAAGGGTTACTCAGGCTACTCAAGATACTCAAGCAGGTTTTACGCTACACATTTCTACTACACTCCTCCCCCGCAATGGCTATATGAGGAGGGGAAGTATCCATTCATCTTTTCAATTACTAGAAACCTATCTTGAGTATCTTGAGTAGTCTGAGTAACTGGCTCTAGCAAAGGTTTTCAGCGTTACTCAGGCTGAAAACTTGAATTTTATCATCTGGCTCTGGAATAGCTGCATTGTAAGGACTTCAGCGTTACTCAGGTTGAAATGAGTATGTTTTGAATAGCCTGAGTAGTGGGAACCTCTCTGGGTTGATAGCAATGATTTAGTAGGACGATCGCGCACTCGTTAGTAAGGCAGTACTAGCGCCCACTTTGTTAGCTCCGACTAAATGGTAGAGGGCGATCGCTGGTGCGGG
The Timaviella obliquedivisa GSE-PSE-MK23-08B genome window above contains:
- a CDS encoding ABC transporter ATP-binding protein, encoding MPNSTITLSHISKIYANGTIALTDFSLDIGAGEFVTLVGASGCGKSTVLRIMAGLGKMSAGTIEWNLKQPKLAFVFQEAALMPWATVQENVRLPLKLAGIAKRTADLAVAEAIALVDLQGFEKAYSRQLSGGMKMRVSIARALVTQPEILLLDEPFGALDEMTRSKLNSDVLNLWLQKQWTVVFVTHNIYEAVYLSNRVIVMASRPGRVVADVAIAAPYPRTEDFRSSSLYNSYCQRISHALANAPAPSVTPL
- the gshB gene encoding glutathione synthase, which codes for MKIAFIIDPIQRLDPGHDTSVALMEAAQVMGHEVWVTEAPLLSVAGGKAWAIAQAVQLEPVSLVEGRWVAAQPWYQLGDRQMLLLEEMDAVFMRTDPPVTISYLYATYILDYVDPAKTLMINSPNGLRVANEKMYALQFAEAIPETIVSQDKQVIRKFVERLGTAVIKPLGGKAGEGILLIEAGDRNFNSLIEISTQGKTPIMVQAYLPAAKDGDKRVILLNGEPIGAVNRVPTGSEFRGNMAVGGQAVKVEITERDRQISAQLAPSLRRDGLIFVGIDIIGGYLTEVNVTSPTGIREIDQFNNVRLGEQVMEWVTQKSVGLMKE
- a CDS encoding ABC transporter substrate-binding protein, with the translated sequence MTDSWHDSQDGITRRKFIQYGALTVGSGFITACTSQSQAPTAPAVTTEQLTKISYGTNWYAQAEHGGFYQAVATGIYQEYGLDVTIKMGGPQVNGTQLLMGGAVDFFMGYASDAIQAIEEGIPKVTVASIFQKDPQVIIAHPESGAKTLADLKGKPILISSAANVTYWPFLKAKYGFTDDQKRPYNFNPAPFLTDKTSAQQGYLSSEPLAIEKAGGFKPIVFLLADSGYTPYSTTIEAKRELVETNPDLVQRFVDASIKGWYSYLEGDPKPANELIKKANPEMNDEQLAYGIAKMKEYGVVNSGDAETKGIGAMTEERWKSFFDTMAAEGLFEKDTDYRKAYTLKFINKGTNSYKS
- the grxC gene encoding glutaredoxin 3: MSSNVEIYTWRTCPFCIRAKQLLREKGVEFTEYSIDGDNAARTKMAERSHGQRSVPQIFINDQHIGGCDDIHDLDARGELDPLLT
- a CDS encoding pre-peptidase C-terminal domain-containing protein, whose amino-acid sequence is MSKSLFSLFRLPFLVPVAALAIGVSALSAKAETLVYNPIPMPASNEVTDTLSEKDIPTGVGGFSRDYVVNFKEGDQIVLDLTSDQFDALVTLIGPDGATVGENDDGPDGTTNSLLFTRITRPGNYIVRVAPYAGQGLGGFTLKVTRLRPI
- a CDS encoding ABC transporter permease, giving the protein MPRPDSSRQVISPHVLAPVLVGIMMLGAWEAGVRISGIPPYLLPGPILVLQTLVKDWDELFPSLLITLQITVVAFIAAVISGLLVAILFAQNKWIERSFFPYAVILQTTPIVAIAPLIIIWVRQVVPGESSTFVSLVICAWLVAFFPILSNTILGLNSADHNLLNLFQLYRSSRWQTLVYLRLPSALPYFLGGLRISGGLALIGAVVAEFIAGTGGTRSGIAYQILISSFNLQIPRMFAALLMTTVLGVAIFAGLTLLSDTLLRNWHESTVKQEN